A section of the Alkalihalobacillus sp. LMS39 genome encodes:
- a CDS encoding cytochrome d ubiquinol oxidase subunit II: MNDVYVAITIIWLFLFVYAIAGSIDFGAGFWSMFYYGRKDTKAASIANRYLSPSWEVTNVFLVLLVVALVTFFPGAAFSLGTIMVVPVSFVLILLIIRSAFMVYSYTVQKYTKALTIISGLTGLLIPALLVSMLPIAIAGFVEDVGSTQYILYNEALSSSTFYMHLGFGLSTELFLSSLLLGDYAREAKSESTYHVYRKNAIILGPITLAFAVAATFTLIPEATWMVENMAREWELFAFSLIAFGVGYSALWWPSKKVSIGQPRVAVIAIVIQFGLASFAYGSAHMPYLLYPDLTIYDAFTNETMFRSLLIGYGIGLAILVPAFWWFWRLFMKDKRYLQPEKQADH; encoded by the coding sequence TTGAATGATGTGTATGTCGCTATAACGATTATTTGGTTGTTCCTTTTTGTATACGCCATTGCGGGCTCTATCGATTTTGGAGCTGGATTTTGGTCGATGTTTTATTACGGACGAAAAGATACAAAAGCGGCAAGTATCGCAAACCGTTATTTGTCGCCTTCGTGGGAAGTCACAAATGTATTTCTCGTTTTACTTGTCGTGGCCCTTGTAACATTTTTTCCGGGAGCAGCTTTTTCATTAGGAACGATCATGGTTGTCCCCGTTAGCTTTGTATTAATCTTGTTAATCATTCGAAGTGCCTTTATGGTGTATTCTTATACCGTTCAAAAATATACAAAAGCATTAACAATCATTTCAGGGTTAACCGGACTTCTTATCCCTGCCTTACTTGTAAGTATGTTACCTATTGCTATTGCAGGCTTTGTCGAGGATGTCGGTTCCACTCAATATATTTTATATAATGAAGCTCTTTCTTCCTCCACGTTTTATATGCATTTAGGATTTGGCTTAAGTACGGAATTATTTTTATCCTCACTCCTGCTTGGTGATTACGCCAGAGAGGCCAAATCCGAATCTACTTACCATGTTTATCGCAAAAATGCGATTATCCTTGGGCCTATTACGTTAGCTTTTGCTGTTGCTGCCACCTTTACGCTAATACCAGAAGCCACTTGGATGGTCGAAAATATGGCACGTGAGTGGGAACTATTTGCCTTTTCCCTTATCGCCTTCGGTGTCGGATATAGTGCACTCTGGTGGCCTTCCAAAAAAGTATCCATTGGACAACCTCGTGTAGCTGTAATCGCGATTGTCATCCAATTCGGCTTGGCTAGTTTTGCATACGGCTCCGCTCATATGCCATATTTACTTTATCCTGACTTAACGATTTACGATGCATTCACAAATGAAACAATGTTCCGCTCCTTGTTAATTGGTTATGGCATTGGTCTTGCCATCTTAGTCCCAGCATTTTGGTGGTTCTGGCGACTCTTTATGAAAGATAAACGATATTTACAGCCTGAAAAGCAAGCAGACCATTAA
- a CDS encoding cytochrome ubiquinol oxidase subunit I, translating into MDTVMLSRVLFGSSMAFHIIFATLGVGVTLMIFIAEIVRAITKDADFGTMAKRWTKGFAILLGVAIPSGTIVGVMLSLLWPGYMEIVGQVIALPFQVEIFAFFLEAVFMSIYVYAADRLSSIMRIISVFFVALGATASAVLITDAHAWMNTPRGFDIVGGAIVNVRPWEAVFNPSVFVTALHVLGSAYLTGAFVIAAIAAFRLLQNHLTDRERAYHRKALILTLIFGAVFSLYTSMNGHDTAIMLHEHVPVKLAAAEGLFETQSNAPLAIFGTPDPEAGRVVGGIEIPGMLSWLATGTTDGVVRGLNEWPQDEWPPLFVHTLFNIMVFIGSGLIGISFLALAYYFFFVRKKGRPFPNWLLVMIVATGPLAMIGIETGWIFSCTGRQPWTIYGVQRTAEAATQAGNIGTLLVLFLFLYIFLLVLTFLVIRHYFKRNPVSKELQA; encoded by the coding sequence ATGGATACTGTTATGCTTTCACGGGTATTATTTGGCTCGTCGATGGCTTTTCACATTATTTTTGCCACACTTGGTGTGGGAGTTACTTTAATGATTTTTATTGCAGAAATTGTTCGCGCGATTACAAAAGATGCTGACTTTGGGACAATGGCGAAACGTTGGACAAAAGGGTTCGCAATATTACTTGGTGTTGCCATTCCATCCGGCACAATTGTGGGTGTCATGTTATCTTTACTTTGGCCAGGATATATGGAAATCGTTGGCCAAGTTATAGCTTTACCATTTCAAGTTGAGATTTTTGCGTTTTTTCTAGAAGCCGTTTTTATGTCGATTTACGTATACGCTGCTGACCGTCTTTCCAGTATTATGAGAATTATAAGTGTATTTTTCGTTGCACTTGGTGCAACTGCCTCCGCTGTTTTAATTACTGATGCTCATGCCTGGATGAATACACCGAGAGGATTTGATATCGTTGGAGGTGCTATTGTTAATGTTCGTCCCTGGGAAGCTGTATTTAATCCTAGTGTGTTTGTTACCGCGTTACATGTCTTAGGTAGTGCCTATTTAACCGGCGCCTTTGTAATTGCTGCGATCGCTGCCTTCCGATTACTACAAAATCACCTCACTGACCGTGAACGAGCCTATCATCGAAAAGCACTTATACTCACTCTTATTTTCGGTGCTGTCTTTTCTTTGTATACGTCCATGAATGGTCATGATACTGCTATTATGCTACATGAGCATGTTCCTGTAAAATTAGCGGCGGCAGAAGGCTTGTTTGAAACACAATCAAATGCTCCCCTTGCTATATTCGGAACTCCAGACCCAGAAGCTGGTCGAGTTGTTGGAGGAATTGAAATACCAGGAATGCTGAGTTGGCTAGCGACTGGTACAACAGATGGTGTAGTACGTGGTTTAAATGAATGGCCCCAAGATGAATGGCCCCCTTTATTTGTCCATACTTTGTTTAACATTATGGTCTTTATCGGCAGTGGTTTAATTGGCATTTCCTTTTTAGCTTTGGCGTATTATTTCTTTTTTGTACGAAAGAAAGGCAGACCATTTCCGAATTGGTTACTCGTCATGATCGTCGCAACAGGACCATTAGCGATGATCGGAATTGAAACCGGCTGGATTTTCAGTTGTACTGGCCGACAGCCATGGACAATATATGGTGTTCAGCGAACAGCTGAAGCTGCCACACAAGCCGGAAATATTGGAACATTACTTGTTTTGTTTTTATTCTTATACATTTTTTTACTTGTTCTCACCTTTCTTGTCATTCGGCACTATTTCAAACGAAACCCCGTATCAAAAGAATTACAGGCATAA
- a CDS encoding alpha/beta hydrolase produces MNITEAVEELQKRKDPISWKETTAVDAVLKTYTHYYNLPTDVDYGFGTYETGDVHIKAQVFTPKGTVKKTVLVLHGYLDHTGAISPLIRYLTALSCRVVSFDLIGHGLSEGERYSINQFEDYSDSVISIVSQLKQSYNMDIDVIAHSTGAAAVLNGILHNDIFHKTIFLAPLIRPAHWSLVRVGHFCTKHYITTVRRTIRNNTSNKRFKREMKQDPLQYRELPVSWVSALIRWNVTMKRNRSTTRPIVIIQGEKDKTVDWRFNCTFICEKFPGTKVYFIEKGKHQLINEKAEIQQEVFQSIYDELFKF; encoded by the coding sequence TTGAATATAACAGAAGCTGTAGAAGAGTTGCAAAAAAGAAAAGATCCAATCAGCTGGAAGGAAACGACAGCCGTTGACGCGGTCCTGAAAACGTATACCCACTACTATAATTTGCCTACAGATGTTGATTATGGATTTGGTACATATGAAACAGGAGACGTTCATATAAAAGCTCAAGTATTTACCCCAAAGGGTACCGTTAAAAAAACGGTGCTTGTCTTACATGGCTATTTAGACCATACAGGCGCAATATCACCTTTGATTCGGTATTTAACCGCGTTATCTTGTCGTGTCGTTAGTTTTGATTTAATTGGCCATGGCTTATCAGAGGGAGAACGATATTCGATTAATCAGTTTGAAGATTATAGTGATTCTGTCATTTCAATCGTTTCCCAGTTAAAACAGTCATATAATATGGATATCGATGTCATTGCTCATAGTACTGGGGCGGCAGCGGTATTAAATGGTATCCTTCATAATGATATTTTTCATAAAACTATTTTTCTTGCACCATTAATTCGACCAGCACATTGGTCATTAGTTAGAGTCGGTCATTTTTGTACAAAACACTATATTACAACTGTAAGACGCACAATCCGTAACAATACTTCTAATAAACGTTTTAAAAGAGAAATGAAACAAGATCCTTTGCAGTACAGGGAATTACCTGTTTCATGGGTCAGTGCATTAATTCGTTGGAATGTAACCATGAAAAGAAACAGAAGTACTACACGACCAATCGTTATTATACAAGGTGAAAAAGACAAGACAGTCGATTGGCGATTTAATTGTACATTTATTTGTGAAAAATTTCCTGGCACGAAAGTATATTTTATCGAAAAAGGTAAACATCAATTAATAAATGAAAAAGCTGAAATTCAGCAAGAAGTATTTCAGTCCATTTATGATGAGCTTTTTAAATTCTAA
- a CDS encoding SCP2 sterol-binding domain-containing protein, which yields MSVKETLAQLKEKMNSNPEGIAGVEKVYQFDLSGEEEGTYQIIFSNDQVEYVEGVHQEPKCTLVMSDKSFLKLVEGNLNPTVAFMSGKLKIKGELGHALKLQSILNKYQ from the coding sequence ATGTCGGTAAAAGAAACGTTGGCACAACTTAAGGAAAAGATGAACAGTAACCCAGAAGGAATTGCAGGAGTTGAAAAAGTATATCAATTTGACTTATCTGGTGAAGAAGAAGGAACATATCAAATTATATTTTCCAATGACCAAGTTGAATATGTAGAAGGCGTTCACCAAGAACCAAAATGTACACTTGTGATGTCCGATAAAAGTTTTTTAAAACTTGTCGAAGGTAATTTAAACCCTACCGTGGCTTTTATGAGTGGGAAGCTAAAAATAAAAGGGGAGCTTGGCCACGCGCTTAAACTCCAATCAATATTAAATAAATATCAATAA
- a CDS encoding FbpB family small basic protein, with amino-acid sequence MRKHSLTFEELVNENKKQLLEDPEALSKIEKRIEDRQAKKENDKLKKNA; translated from the coding sequence ATGCGAAAACATTCACTAACGTTTGAAGAGCTCGTAAATGAAAATAAGAAACAATTGTTAGAAGACCCAGAAGCATTATCAAAAATTGAAAAAAGAATTGAAGACCGTCAAGCAAAAAAGGAAAACGACAAATTAAAGAAAAATGCATAA
- a CDS encoding MBL fold metallo-hydrolase — protein MDSNVGLKSSNIIEFVLPTPFLVGPVNVYLVKSEALTLVDAGPKTEEAWESFTMQLKETGYSPNDIEQIVVTHHHPDHVGLLDRFPNSRIIGHKNNEKWLIRDNAFLQYVILYFEQFYQENGLPQRLIEKIKRQLQLYMNFSCQRELDIIVKEGDCIDGLYGWNVVEVPGHAQSQIMLFNPSDKSAIAGDHLIQAISSNALLEAPDKGSDRPKPLLQYRKALQKLLDLETNIVYPGHGTPIKQAHELVTTRLKQQEKRAMGIYELLGGKEKTAFEIVQELFPQKYEKQADLTFSEVIGHLDLLEEENKVMKSVKDSIVFYRKSNE, from the coding sequence ATGGATAGTAATGTTGGTTTAAAGTCGTCTAATATTATTGAATTTGTTCTTCCTACACCATTTTTAGTCGGGCCTGTTAATGTTTATTTAGTGAAATCAGAGGCTTTGACTTTAGTTGATGCTGGCCCGAAAACAGAAGAGGCCTGGGAGAGTTTTACAATGCAGCTAAAAGAAACAGGATACTCACCTAATGATATTGAACAAATCGTTGTCACACATCATCATCCAGATCATGTAGGATTGTTAGACAGATTTCCGAACAGTCGAATAATTGGCCATAAAAATAATGAAAAATGGCTTATAAGAGACAACGCTTTTTTACAGTATGTGATTCTCTATTTTGAACAATTTTATCAAGAAAATGGTTTGCCACAACGTTTAATAGAAAAAATTAAAAGACAACTGCAGTTGTATATGAATTTTTCTTGTCAACGCGAGCTAGATATTATCGTAAAAGAAGGAGACTGTATAGACGGGTTATATGGTTGGAATGTGGTAGAAGTTCCTGGTCACGCTCAAAGCCAAATTATGTTATTTAATCCAAGTGATAAAAGTGCTATTGCAGGTGATCATCTCATTCAAGCGATTTCTTCTAATGCTTTACTTGAAGCTCCAGATAAAGGAAGTGACAGGCCGAAACCGTTATTGCAATATCGAAAAGCATTACAAAAATTATTGGATTTAGAAACAAACATCGTTTACCCTGGGCACGGTACTCCGATTAAACAAGCACATGAATTAGTGACAACAAGGTTGAAACAACAGGAAAAACGAGCTATGGGGATATATGAACTTCTTGGGGGTAAGGAAAAAACAGCTTTTGAAATTGTTCAAGAACTGTTTCCGCAGAAATATGAAAAACAAGCGGATTTAACTTTTTCAGAAGTAATTGGTCACCTTGATTTGTTAGAGGAAGAAAACAAGGTAATGAAAAGTGTGAAAGACAGTATTGTTTTTTATCGCAAATCTAATGAATGA
- a CDS encoding YtxH domain-containing protein, translated as MEGKQKKNRLWLGILLGTIIGFLALMANGSTRKKVIKTVKETKDASLELATYVKENRELIYSQVKATSEQLSDTAKKLKDDIATISTSANQIKESSKDLVVTTKDALDQVKISTSTIPKKSIEK; from the coding sequence ATGGAGGGTAAACAAAAGAAAAATCGTTTATGGCTAGGCATTCTTTTAGGAACCATTATTGGTTTTTTGGCACTTATGGCGAATGGATCTACACGTAAAAAAGTAATCAAAACAGTAAAAGAGACAAAAGATGCCTCTCTTGAATTAGCAACTTATGTGAAGGAAAACCGTGAGTTGATTTATTCACAAGTGAAAGCAACATCTGAGCAGCTTTCTGATACTGCGAAAAAATTAAAAGATGATATTGCAACAATATCAACAAGTGCAAATCAAATTAAAGAAAGTTCTAAAGACCTTGTCGTAACAACTAAGGATGCACTCGACCAAGTAAAAATTTCGACTTCAACAATTCCAAAAAAATCCATCGAAAAATAA
- a CDS encoding VLRF1 family aeRF1-type release factor: protein MTLTKEWDKLNGFRCEKGVLSLYLNTFESQGGQWQIRLKNGLKKLDEYIELAGGEKELRCYRRLKKKVSKEIHNQKGSFERGLLVFASVDGKVLIIKTLPFEVENEFHWEPIPVTNQLKEIKAKYPRSGIVVVQQRDILTLDVTLGEINEEKYFSFSLDDMVWKENDGIAATEREASSASHIDKMAKRQEENQRRWLKEMVPLLEQEAKEREWKGIYLVGPPEQVKDMKTRINTKVFKTITKNLFSKPNHEIIKEVI from the coding sequence ATGACATTAACAAAAGAATGGGACAAGCTTAACGGATTTCGCTGTGAAAAAGGTGTATTGTCACTATACTTAAATACGTTTGAATCTCAAGGAGGACAATGGCAAATTCGGTTAAAGAACGGTTTGAAGAAGCTAGACGAATATATTGAATTAGCTGGTGGAGAAAAAGAGCTACGATGTTATAGACGACTTAAGAAAAAAGTATCAAAAGAAATTCATAACCAAAAAGGTAGTTTCGAGCGCGGACTGCTTGTGTTTGCTTCAGTCGATGGAAAGGTATTGATTATAAAGACGCTTCCGTTTGAAGTGGAAAATGAATTTCATTGGGAACCGATACCCGTTACAAATCAATTGAAAGAAATAAAAGCTAAATACCCACGTTCAGGAATTGTTGTTGTCCAACAACGCGACATTTTAACACTAGATGTAACATTAGGTGAAATTAATGAAGAAAAATATTTTTCCTTTTCATTAGATGACATGGTATGGAAAGAAAATGATGGGATAGCAGCAACAGAACGGGAAGCTTCTAGTGCAAGCCATATTGATAAAATGGCCAAGCGTCAAGAAGAAAATCAACGCCGTTGGTTAAAGGAAATGGTTCCTCTTCTCGAGCAGGAAGCTAAGGAAAGGGAATGGAAAGGAATTTATCTCGTTGGTCCACCAGAGCAAGTAAAAGACATGAAAACAAGAATCAATACGAAGGTATTTAAAACGATTACTAAAAATCTATTTTCAAAACCGAATCACGAAATTATAAAAGAAGTGATATAA
- a CDS encoding MFS transporter: MSTDHIQQANNPTYRLTVLIIMVLIAGFSQGMLLPLLAIMLEQIGVSSSLNGLNATALYIGVLIASPFIEKPIRKYGYKPVITIGLILIIGSLLLFPLWQAFWFWFVLRMIVGIGDNMIHYSTQVWITTTSPESKRGRNISIYGLAFGLGFGAGPAMTRLLSINEYLPFVIAALTSLASWLFVLALKNEWPESEIETATNTGSWYRYKTVVKLAWFALLPGFCYGFLEASIHGNYPVYALRSGLTIELVSILLPAFVIGGLITQFPLGLLSDRIGRKRLLSIVTLLGGTTFFSMIWLEQNTALLLIAFVLAGAFVGSLYSLGVMYLADLLPKNLLPTGNVMTAISFGLGSITGPLIGGIMIDFIETGSIYFSIGSILIIVFSLSLFFKEKEQEQSVPKTA; encoded by the coding sequence ATGAGTACCGACCACATCCAACAAGCCAATAACCCTACATATCGATTAACCGTCCTTATCATAATGGTTCTAATTGCTGGTTTTTCACAAGGAATGCTATTACCATTACTCGCGATTATGTTAGAACAAATTGGCGTGTCTTCTTCATTAAATGGGTTAAATGCAACTGCACTTTATATTGGTGTACTAATTGCATCTCCTTTTATAGAAAAACCGATTCGCAAATATGGATATAAACCTGTTATTACAATAGGCTTAATTTTAATTATTGGGTCCCTTCTACTATTCCCTCTATGGCAAGCTTTTTGGTTTTGGTTTGTATTACGAATGATCGTTGGAATTGGAGATAATATGATTCATTATTCCACCCAAGTTTGGATTACAACCACTAGTCCAGAAAGTAAACGCGGACGTAATATTTCAATTTACGGACTTGCCTTTGGTCTCGGTTTTGGCGCAGGACCGGCTATGACTCGATTATTATCGATAAACGAATATTTACCCTTTGTCATCGCAGCGCTAACAAGTCTCGCTTCATGGCTTTTTGTATTAGCATTAAAAAACGAATGGCCCGAATCCGAAATCGAAACAGCAACAAATACCGGTTCATGGTATCGTTATAAAACTGTTGTTAAACTTGCATGGTTTGCTTTGTTGCCTGGGTTTTGTTATGGCTTTTTAGAAGCATCCATCCACGGTAACTACCCTGTCTATGCATTACGCTCTGGACTTACAATCGAACTCGTTTCTATTTTACTACCTGCTTTCGTCATAGGTGGGTTGATTACGCAATTCCCACTTGGTCTTCTTAGTGACCGTATTGGTCGAAAACGATTATTATCAATCGTAACTCTTCTAGGGGGAACTACTTTTTTTAGTATGATTTGGCTTGAACAAAACACAGCACTTCTGCTCATTGCCTTTGTTTTAGCTGGTGCGTTTGTCGGTTCCCTTTATTCTTTAGGTGTCATGTATTTAGCAGACCTTCTCCCAAAAAATTTACTTCCTACAGGCAATGTTATGACAGCCATTAGTTTTGGACTAGGAAGTATTACAGGCCCTCTTATTGGAGGAATTATGATCGACTTTATCGAAACGGGAAGTATCTATTTTTCAATCGGTTCTATTCTAATTATTGTCTTTAGCCTAAGTCTTTTCTTTAAAGAAAAAGAACAAGAACAATCTGTTCCAAAAACAGCTTAA
- a CDS encoding OsmC family protein encodes MKFKMRENGFETNVEYGKLIVSGNEEYGFRPYQLLVSSIAVCSGGVLRKVLTKKRMAFSDIEVTADVTRNEKGAQEIQRIHLHFIITGEDLEEGKVEKSLEVTRKNCSMVQSVKGSIEITETFEIRKTE; translated from the coding sequence ATGAAATTCAAAATGAGAGAAAATGGATTTGAAACAAATGTGGAGTATGGAAAACTAATTGTTTCTGGAAATGAGGAATATGGTTTTCGCCCATATCAATTATTAGTGTCTTCAATTGCGGTCTGCAGTGGTGGGGTACTTCGGAAGGTATTAACCAAAAAACGAATGGCGTTTTCAGATATTGAAGTAACTGCAGATGTGACAAGAAATGAAAAGGGTGCACAAGAAATACAAAGAATACATCTTCATTTTATTATTACTGGTGAAGACTTAGAAGAAGGTAAAGTTGAAAAGTCATTAGAAGTGACAAGGAAAAATTGCTCAATGGTACAGTCAGTTAAAGGGAGTATTGAGATAACAGAAACGTTTGAAATAAGGAAAACGGAATAG
- a CDS encoding MATE family efflux transporter, whose amino-acid sequence MGHSSNQMDFTEGQISKKMLLFSWPIFFANLLQTSYQFIDSIWVGNLIGSHALAAISISATVVFTILSFIIGVNGASLTVLSQYKGAKDEEGLKKALNTFVFVLGTMTIVLGIIGLMFAETILIWLGTPDTILPMAVSYLQLNFIGIVFLFGYNFIGTVLRAMGDSKTPIRFVIIAVILNTILDPLFISGFNMGIEGAALATIVSQGIAFLYGLIYSITKAGVPFTMPTIPEKSQFIALFRMGLPSGLSMMVISAGVMAIMSVVTTFGEEVVAGFGAAQRIDSLIMLPAMTLGSAVNSMAGQNIGAQKWDRVSLITKSGLFLIGTVTVIISSIAFIFAPTFIALFVNDESTIEYGARYLRLVAFFYPFLGINFVLNGIVRAAGAFVPILILNIISFWVLRYPLTYWFAVWLGEDGIALGMGVSFIISSLFASGYYMFGNWHKYAVVEKKE is encoded by the coding sequence ATGGGACATTCAAGTAATCAAATGGATTTTACCGAAGGACAGATTTCAAAAAAGATGTTATTGTTTTCATGGCCGATCTTTTTTGCAAACCTGCTTCAAACTTCGTATCAATTTATCGATAGCATTTGGGTTGGAAATTTAATTGGGTCCCATGCGTTAGCTGCGATATCGATTTCTGCGACAGTTGTCTTTACTATTCTTTCGTTTATTATCGGTGTGAACGGAGCCAGTTTGACGGTTTTGTCACAATATAAGGGAGCAAAGGATGAAGAAGGCTTAAAAAAAGCATTAAATACATTTGTATTTGTCCTTGGAACAATGACCATTGTGTTAGGAATCATTGGACTGATGTTTGCTGAAACAATATTAATATGGCTAGGAACACCAGATACGATATTACCAATGGCGGTTTCTTATTTACAACTTAATTTTATCGGAATTGTGTTTTTGTTCGGTTATAATTTTATTGGAACGGTGTTAAGAGCAATGGGTGATAGCAAAACACCGATACGTTTTGTGATTATCGCAGTTATTTTAAACACGATTTTAGACCCGTTGTTTATTTCTGGCTTTAATATGGGAATTGAAGGAGCAGCATTAGCTACGATTGTTTCGCAAGGTATTGCATTTTTATATGGATTGATTTATTCGATTACAAAAGCAGGTGTTCCTTTCACCATGCCGACAATTCCAGAAAAAAGTCAATTTATAGCATTGTTTCGAATGGGATTGCCATCGGGATTGTCGATGATGGTGATATCGGCTGGGGTGATGGCAATTATGTCGGTCGTAACCACTTTTGGAGAAGAAGTTGTCGCTGGTTTTGGTGCGGCTCAACGAATCGACAGTTTAATTATGCTACCAGCGATGACGCTAGGTTCGGCCGTAAATAGTATGGCTGGTCAAAATATTGGCGCACAAAAGTGGGATCGAGTTTCATTAATAACGAAAAGTGGATTATTTTTAATTGGAACTGTGACTGTTATCATAAGTTCTATTGCCTTTATTTTTGCACCAACATTTATCGCGTTATTTGTAAATGATGAGTCAACAATTGAATACGGTGCTCGCTATTTGCGGTTAGTCGCCTTTTTTTATCCTTTTCTCGGTATTAATTTTGTTTTAAATGGGATTGTCCGTGCAGCTGGAGCGTTTGTTCCTATCTTAATTCTCAATATCATATCTTTTTGGGTGTTACGATATCCTCTTACGTATTGGTTTGCTGTATGGTTGGGGGAAGATGGTATTGCGCTTGGCATGGGTGTTAGTTTTATCATTAGCAGTTTGTTTGCTAGTGGGTACTATATGTTTGGAAATTGGCATAAGTATGCAGTTGTTGAGAAAAAGGAATGA
- a CDS encoding membrane protein produces the protein MSLTLKRGLCYVFGLFILSCGVSLTINANLGVGPWDALTVGLSQRVGLTVGTWVIIVSLTMIGVNALLLRKRPEVTSILTTLLLGYFVDFWLLIAFRQLEVAELLMQIVTFAIGLTLISIGVATYLQARFAPIPVDGFMIALQTLFGFKLMVAKMLTELLALLLALFVAGPIGFGTLIVALFIGPYIQFWYPKIEKIVYQVKPAT, from the coding sequence GTGAGTCTTACATTAAAACGAGGCTTATGTTATGTCTTCGGTTTATTTATCTTATCTTGTGGTGTGTCATTAACGATTAACGCCAACCTTGGAGTAGGTCCTTGGGATGCTCTGACAGTTGGCTTGTCACAGCGAGTTGGCTTAACAGTGGGAACATGGGTTATTATTGTTAGTCTAACAATGATTGGTGTCAATGCGTTGTTACTTAGAAAACGTCCTGAAGTTACGTCGATCTTAACGACACTCCTGCTCGGATATTTTGTTGATTTTTGGTTACTGATTGCGTTTCGACAACTTGAGGTTGCCGAGCTACTCATGCAAATTGTAACATTTGCTATAGGACTGACCCTTATATCAATCGGAGTTGCAACATATTTACAAGCAAGGTTTGCACCAATCCCTGTCGATGGTTTTATGATTGCTTTACAAACGTTATTTGGCTTTAAACTTATGGTTGCAAAAATGTTAACAGAACTATTAGCTTTACTTTTAGCTTTATTCGTTGCAGGTCCGATTGGATTTGGAACGTTAATTGTCGCATTGTTTATTGGACCATACATTCAGTTTTGGTATCCAAAAATTGAAAAGATTGTGTATCAAGTCAAACCTGCAACATAA
- a CDS encoding class I SAM-dependent methyltransferase yields MDHIQRIRKEEKRYHEACYENYRLFEEGSWLHKPVKTVIDSFCMLPLNEKIKVLDLGSGVGRNSIPIAQNMVDREGDVVCVDILESALEKLKQYSKQYGVENKIKAIQSDIGTYSMGTNEYDFIVAVSCLEHVDSEQTLDNVLSRIEAATKGNGINCLIVNSELEEIDIQTNENLNPLIEVNLSTTEMLNKLQQAYYGWKLLQSTIKPLSFQINRDNKAVLLKTNAVTYVVQKQ; encoded by the coding sequence TTGGATCACATTCAGCGAATTAGGAAAGAAGAAAAACGGTATCATGAGGCTTGTTATGAAAACTACCGATTATTTGAAGAAGGTTCTTGGTTACATAAACCAGTAAAAACGGTAATCGATTCATTTTGTATGTTACCTCTGAATGAAAAAATAAAGGTGTTGGATTTAGGTAGCGGTGTTGGTAGAAATAGTATCCCTATCGCGCAAAACATGGTAGACAGAGAAGGGGATGTTGTTTGTGTAGATATTCTCGAATCGGCTTTAGAAAAGTTAAAACAATATAGTAAACAATACGGTGTTGAAAATAAGATTAAAGCTATTCAATCTGACATTGGCACTTATTCAATGGGAACAAATGAATATGACTTTATCGTTGCCGTTTCTTGTCTAGAGCATGTAGATTCTGAACAGACATTAGATAATGTCCTTTCACGAATCGAAGCAGCAACAAAAGGAAATGGGATCAACTGTCTCATTGTCAATTCAGAATTAGAAGAAATCGATATTCAAACAAACGAGAATTTAAATCCTCTCATTGAAGTAAACCTCTCTACAACTGAGATGTTGAATAAACTCCAGCAAGCTTATTACGGCTGGAAACTTCTTCAATCCACAATTAAGCCTTTATCTTTTCAAATTAATCGCGATAATAAAGCAGTATTATTGAAAACAAATGCAGTGACATATGTTGTGCAAAAACAATGA